One window of Ktedonobacterales bacterium genomic DNA carries:
- a CDS encoding peptidase domain-containing ABC transporter yields the protein MDRRDYLPPPGTEDDETTVLLSPEERRLYYQRRSALLSGLITPGQPQGVSPALAQVIEHREQAQARQTRALSALIQEELERDRAQLPLPTKSAALAGTQEPAPAQTAASETARIAPPQQARLSRWRKLLAKLRPRRVPVLLQMSVVECGAACLAMILSYYGRRTSVSEVREHCQVGRDGLSALDIVKAARTYGLRVRAVSLQENDLRLITLPAIIHWEFNHFMIVERASSHQVEVVDPGLGRRRLSSEEFFNGFTGIVIMLEPGVRFDQTTRGRKIDLRGYVLNYLKIAPVSLAQILGASLLLQLFGLAVPLLTAIVIDQILPFKLKDVLLVLAIGLFILIAAQSVVMLLRASLLLYLQTRVDTRMMLNFFEQLLSLPLRFFHQRSSGDILARLSSNSIIRDTISNQLISTFLDGSFVITYLIILFSQSAIFAWLTLAIGLLQVVMLIVSTRMIQPLAKQELLTQGKFQGYAAEALVGVTTLKAAGAEQRALERWTNLFFEQMNASVRRNYFSSLVDTLVTNLRAFAPLLLLVIGTAQVLNGALDAGTMLALVALVTSFLTPLGSLVSNGQQLQLVRSHLERVADVLEAEPEQPIQAVSQPPRLTGHIRLEHVQFQYAPQSPVVLHDIHLVIHPQQKVAIVGRTGSGKSTLGMLLLGLYLPTTGEIYYNGLSLRTLDYQAVRAQFGVVTQGTTLFSGSIRENIALNHPGMPMEQIVQAASAAAIHTDILQMPMEYETAVAEGGSALSGGQRQRLGLARALATNPVILLLDEATSALDVVTEQAVERNLHALRCTQIIIAHRLSTIRNADLILVMDQGTIVERGTHEELLSRNGYYTHLIQSQLASGEVRR from the coding sequence ATGGACCGCCGTGACTATCTCCCCCCACCGGGAACTGAAGATGACGAGACGACGGTTCTGCTTTCGCCCGAAGAGCGGCGGCTGTACTACCAGCGCCGGTCAGCGTTGCTCAGCGGTCTCATTACTCCAGGGCAGCCACAGGGGGTCTCACCAGCCCTGGCGCAAGTCATTGAACACCGCGAGCAGGCGCAAGCCAGGCAAACGCGCGCGCTCAGCGCGTTGATTCAGGAAGAGCTTGAACGAGACCGAGCGCAGCTTCCCCTGCCAACAAAGTCGGCTGCTCTGGCTGGAACCCAAGAGCCTGCTCCTGCTCAGACGGCAGCGTCTGAAACAGCTCGCATCGCACCACCGCAGCAGGCAAGGCTTTCCCGGTGGCGAAAACTTTTGGCGAAGCTGCGACCACGACGGGTACCCGTCTTGCTTCAGATGAGCGTGGTGGAATGTGGCGCCGCCTGCCTCGCCATGATCCTGAGCTATTACGGGCGAAGAACCAGCGTTTCCGAAGTGCGCGAACATTGCCAGGTCGGGCGCGATGGTCTCTCTGCCCTGGATATTGTCAAAGCTGCGCGCACCTATGGCCTCCGTGTCCGAGCCGTCTCGCTCCAGGAAAACGACCTCCGGCTGATCACCTTGCCAGCCATTATTCACTGGGAGTTCAACCACTTTATGATCGTCGAGCGGGCGTCTTCTCACCAGGTAGAAGTCGTTGATCCTGGACTGGGACGCCGCCGTCTGAGCAGCGAAGAGTTTTTCAACGGCTTCACTGGTATTGTGATCATGCTGGAGCCAGGTGTACGTTTTGACCAGACTACCAGGGGACGAAAGATCGATCTGCGTGGCTATGTGTTGAACTACCTGAAAATTGCTCCAGTGTCTCTGGCGCAAATCCTTGGCGCCTCGCTCTTGCTCCAGCTTTTTGGGCTGGCTGTGCCCCTCCTGACGGCTATTGTGATCGATCAGATTCTTCCTTTCAAGCTCAAGGATGTCTTGCTGGTGCTAGCTATCGGCTTGTTCATTCTCATTGCAGCCCAATCGGTCGTCATGCTGCTGCGGGCCTCACTCCTGCTCTATTTGCAAACCCGCGTGGATACCCGAATGATGCTCAACTTCTTTGAGCAGTTACTCTCGCTGCCGCTCCGCTTCTTCCATCAGCGTTCAAGCGGCGATATTCTCGCCCGTTTAAGCAGCAATAGCATCATTCGTGACACCATCAGCAATCAGTTGATCTCAACGTTCCTCGATGGCAGTTTTGTCATCACCTATCTCATTATCCTCTTCAGCCAGTCAGCTATCTTTGCGTGGTTGACCCTGGCTATTGGCCTCCTGCAAGTGGTCATGCTTATCGTTTCCACGCGTATGATCCAACCGCTTGCCAAGCAGGAGCTACTCACTCAGGGGAAATTTCAGGGCTATGCCGCCGAAGCCCTGGTGGGGGTCACGACTCTCAAGGCAGCAGGAGCCGAACAGCGAGCACTGGAGCGCTGGACCAATCTTTTCTTCGAGCAAATGAATGCCTCGGTACGTCGGAACTACTTCTCGTCTCTGGTGGATACGCTGGTGACGAACCTGCGTGCGTTTGCCCCTTTGCTCTTGCTCGTCATCGGGACCGCGCAAGTCCTTAATGGCGCGCTCGATGCAGGAACCATGCTGGCCCTGGTGGCCCTGGTTACGTCCTTCCTGACGCCTCTCGGCTCGCTGGTGTCAAATGGGCAACAGCTTCAACTGGTGCGCTCCCACCTGGAACGAGTGGCTGATGTGCTGGAAGCAGAGCCAGAGCAACCGATACAGGCGGTCAGCCAACCACCACGACTCACTGGGCATATTCGCCTGGAGCATGTGCAGTTTCAATATGCGCCGCAATCCCCAGTCGTGCTGCATGATATTCACCTGGTAATTCATCCCCAACAGAAGGTAGCCATTGTCGGGCGCACCGGGTCAGGCAAAAGTACACTGGGCATGCTGCTGCTGGGCCTGTATCTGCCGACGACTGGAGAGATTTACTACAATGGTCTCTCACTGCGGACGCTGGATTACCAGGCAGTTCGTGCACAATTTGGAGTCGTAACGCAGGGCACGACGCTTTTCAGCGGATCTATCCGAGAAAACATTGCCCTCAATCACCCTGGAATGCCGATGGAGCAAATCGTCCAGGCTGCCTCAGCCGCTGCCATCCACACGGACATCCTTCAGATGCCGATGGAGTACGAAACCGCTGTTGCGGAGGGTGGAAGCGCCCTTTCTGGAGGCCAACGCCAGCGGCTGGGACTCGCACGGGCGCTGGCAACGAATCCGGTTATACTGTTGCTGGATGAGGCTACCAGCGCACTGGATGTCGTAACCGAACAGGCCGTCGAACGCAACTTACACGCGTTACGCTGCACGCAAATCATCATTGCGCACCGCTTGAGTACTATTCGCAATGCCGATCTTATCCTGGTCATGGATCAAGGCACTATTGTCGAGCGTGGAACTCATGAGGAATTGCTCAGCCGTAATGGCTACTATACCCACCTGATCCAGAGCCAGTTGGCAAGCGGAGAGGTAAGGAGGTGA